Proteins co-encoded in one Aspergillus flavus chromosome 2, complete sequence genomic window:
- a CDS encoding CP2 transcription factor-domain-containing protein encodes MFRNRKNSQKPGDELIQRFQKTFSDVVPQVPNSQTASFGQIPAGPITPAKLSMESGDLKLHDATPRPGQDMRYAPSYVDPNSLSFINPLTQPHGYYTPNSGGLSAVFHSQAGDLHTPMGMNMITPLTLPQQLASATINADTTAMGLDQFNQPYIAPHFQNPQPFAQQAPFAPTFVHRDSGYDAMDESVDELSLNDVDMQGNAHPHMIPSMLQRDQVDVQTPGEKFRYHVTLRAPTAMVRDQNEVPVSYLNKGQAYSVSVVDSAPPPPMNGQPVKYRTYIRVSFQDKEQRSKPAACWQLWKEGRGLNEAHQRGGKLQAVEYVDPIQGGVDDQKNRQVQLECSSFDGFCVTWTTSPTTGASECAISVRFNFLSTDFSHSKGVKGIPVRLCAKTEMVSPGNADPAQGKEAEVCYCKVKLFRDHGAERKLSNDVAHVKKSIEKLRQQIAQAEMGAGNYGKRKRSGGSIALKGSDARPAKITKHKRTWSMGSQDGDRLSMEDDLHIKLALMQEMFTSTRPVSILGLQGDEQDDPDLYPVQLPEPRDFVKKEGKSGPRFSIDTSAGFPTLSPTNSCISLSSTCHTPTVQSQTGLYYDSGYQCSVNTSAENSRPGSEVCGDKVVLKHPIKIQRVANGDGDMPMGFIEAVDIDPTYRPPAERQPKPIACFYIRFPRNDQAKDDYYRAVYLSERTVRDLMEKISVKQRIDPQRIVRVLRVNKNGLKIMVDDDVVRELPDGQDMVVEISEAAALDDATAIDSDKSSGVELKLSY; translated from the exons ATGTTTCGCAATAG AAAGAACTCCCAGAAGCCAGGCGACGAACTCATCCAGAGATTTCAAAAGACTTTCTCTGATGTTGTTCCTCAAGTCCCCAATAGTCAGACAGCGTCTTTTGGTCAAATCCCTGCTGGCCCAATCACTCCGGCTAA ACTCAGTATGGAGAGTGGTGACTTGAAACTTCATGATGCCACGCCTCGTCCGGGCCAGGATATGAGATACGCGCCGTCTTATGTTGACCCTAACTCACTTTCCTTCATAAATCCCTTGACTCAACCGCATGGCTACTATACGCCGAACTCAGGCGGGCTCAGTGCGGTGTTCCACAGCCAAGCGGGCGATCTTCATACTCCTATGGGAATGAACATGATCACCCCTCTTACCCTGCCGCAGCAGCTTGCTAGCGCCACTATCAATGCTGATACTACAGCCATGGGCCTCGACCAGTTCAATCAGCCGTACATCGCACCACATTTCCAGAATCCGCAACCCTTTGCTCAGCAAGCTCCATTCGCGCCTACATTTGTCCACCGTGATTCAGGTTACGATGCAATGGATGAATCTGTGGATGAACTGTCACTAAATGACGTGGATATGCAGGGAAACGCCCATCCACACATGATTCCGTCCATGCTGCAACGTGACCAAGTCGATGTCCAAACTCCCGGCGAAAA ATTCCGTTACCACGTCACATTACGGGCGCCTACAGCAATGGTTCGAGACCAAAACGAGGTACCAGTATCCTACCTCAACAAGGGTCAAGCATACTCCGTTTCTGTCGTTGACTCTGCTCCTCCGCCCCCGATGAACGGTCAGCCAGTAAAATACCGGACTTACATTCGTGTCTCATTCCAAGATAAGGAACAAAGATCGAAGCCCGCTGCTTGCTGGCAGTTATGGAAAGAAGGCAGAGGGCTGAACGAGGCGCATCAGCGTGGTGGCAAGCTGCAGGCTGTTGAATACGTTGACCCCATCCAGGGAGGTGTTGACGACCAAAAAAACCGACAGGTCCAGCTTGAGTGCTCTTCCTTCGACGGATTTTGCGTGACCTGGACGACCAGCCCAACAACCGGAGCGTCGGAGTGTGCTATCTCTGTTCGGTTCAACTTCCTTTCAACTGATTTCAGCCACTCTAAAGGTGTGAAGGGCATTCCAGTCCGACTTTGCGCCAAAACAGAGATGGTTTCTCCAGGTAATGCGGATCCAGCGCAAGGTAAAGAGGCGGAAGTTTGCTATTGCAAAGTGAAACTATTTCGTGACCATGGTGCAGAGCGAAAACTGTCTAATGACGTTGCCCACGTTAAGAAGTCTATTGAGAAACTCAGGCAGCAGATCGCTCAGGCTGAAATGGGAGCGGGCAACTACGGGAAGCGGAAGCGTAGTGGTGGCTCGATTGCACTTAAAGGCTCTGACGCTCGCCCTGCGAAGATCACAAAACACAAGCGGACATGGTCGATGGGCTCCCAAGATGGTGACAGACTATCGATGGAAGATGATCTGCATATAAAACTCGCTTTAATGCAAGAGATGTTCACATCTACCCGACCAGTGAGCATTCTTGGCTTGCAAGGTGATGAGCAGGACGACCCCGATCTTTATCCGGTTCAACTCCCCGAGCCTCGTGATTTTGTCAAGAAGGAGGGCAAGAGTGGGCCTCGGTTCAGCATTGACACATCGGCTGGTTTCCCGACCTTGTCTCCGACGAACAGTTGCATCTCGTTGAGCTCAACTTGCCATACTCCGACCGTTCAATCACAAACCGGTTTATATTATGATTCAGGCTACCAATGCTCGGTCAACACATCTGCAGAAAACTCCCGGCCAGGTTCCGAAGTTTGCGGAGACAAAGTTGTTTTGAAGCATCCGATAAAAATCCAGAGGGTTGCGAATGGAGATGGGGATATGCCCATGGGATTCATTGAGGCGGTGGATATCGACCCAACGTATAGACCACCCGCCGAACGCCAGCCCAAGCCCA TTGCATGTTTTTACATTCGATTCCCACGCAATGATCAAGCCAAAGATGATTATTACCGTGCCGTTTATCTGTCAGAACGGACCGTGCGCGATttgatggagaagatctctGTCAAACAACGCATAGATCCGCAGCGTATCGTGCGCGTGCTTCGAGTCAATAAAAATGGCCTGAAGATCATGGTTGACGACGATGTGGTTCGCGAGCTGCCTGATGGCCAAGACATGGTGGTTGAGATCTCAGAGGCCGCTGCTTTGGACGACGCAACAGCCATCGATTCCGACAAGAGCTCTGGTGTTGAGCTGAAGCTAAGCTACTAA
- a CDS encoding putative vacuolar assembly protein gives MDAPGATEATDDIRQDGSDLEVSAGQNVHKSSTHPNHPDRLAGNEHEHEHNEDEGQDDNEHEDNSEEEEEIEDEEEEEEPHLKYAYLTKHLGAVYRNGDATSSFLAAGDKLIIGTHNGNIHALSLPLFQSLRVYHAHSASVTSISVSPFPPPLPNIKPDSIRLHEAQDHNSRPSSGASSLRGRPRPNTHPALSSTPSNSIYIATSSIDGNVCVASLVDPKDVLLRNFGRPVQAVALSPEYKSDRTFLSGGRAGDLILTTGGRVGASTNSTTMGGAAAAATSWLGSIGLGSNTGKDTILHSGEGAISTIKWSLSGKFVVWVNEEGIKIMRSNLHLDSSDSEYAWKRISHIDRPNRPGWEEMSSVWKARAEWVDDAALDSEETPKHKGETSLHDHTTVTPTKERVEKLVVGWGGTVWVIEVYPDRPSKNNRDQRIGSVEVSTILRTDCVISGISLYTPSLLVVLAYIEAEGDASGDERSKHGVLHPRGRHRPRGLEPELRIIDIETKEELSADTLSVSRYENLTSSDYHMCVLPPWKTTVSVSQKGTLEALGSGIWDATMYPARLFSSGASIRSSTSSGDKGSSRAPSTYASRRVPVEEPLSKEIQDISGNVGTKIFIHSPYDCVVALKRDLADRLSWLDAHEKYEEAWKLIDEHPEAAGSASEQSDAMFAPLARAPTTLGEFLADDRSSTTTTGRGIISVAEQEKRRIGELWIQQLVEADNWKEAAEVCVKALHTAPRWEHWAWTFIKRDKLDEISPAIPTDMHPPLSSAIYETILGHYATQDRHRFSELIDSWPFDLFDVAGIISVIKEQLGSGSIIPDSDEWRILMNSLAKLYLAGGHYGEALRCYVRLQDADTAMALTREHRLLDAVSDDIPAFIMIRVSKEQLKSAPKSELEELTAEPIKLLVSEAYTGIVRPETVVNQLKAANRLLFLYFYLRALWRGESLPHGATKPRRGHFAHIRDAASKLAADEGKALVDTFADTAVELFANYDRALLMEFLQTSTAYTFDLAVTICEGRRFTHELIYLLSKMGQTKRALNLILSELKDVSQAISFAKSQGEPDLWEDLLDYSMDKPRFIHGLLVEAGTAIDPIKLVRRIPSGLEIEGLREGLSHLIREHDLQASISQGAAKVLQSEVAVGMDTLRRGQRRGIKFNVIEEEKRPASSAATLSGVTEKDEVKSDAGTEKTSVPAHTPTQVGRCAGCQLPFHANGKSYLRFILVVVLFAPFFHRFLSSILKLMVIVMAEKEILVGFACGHIFHLSHIHASGPSDDTTPDSRSATQTPKSFRQPRTPTLDEPSMSTSRTVGPKVTTARLLRDRIGDGCRICALAKEIEAIGETDT, from the exons ATGGACGCGCCTGGCGCGACTGAGGCGACGGATGATATCCGTCAGGATGGCTCCGACTTGGAGGTATCGGCCGGACAGAACGTTCACAAGTCCAGTACCCACCCCAATCACCCAGATCGATTGGCAGGAAATGAGCACGAGCACGAGCACAACGAGGACGAGGGCCAAGATGACAATGAGCATGAGGATAatagtgaagaggaagaggaaatagaggacgaggaggaggaagaggagccaCACCTGAAATATGCGTACTTGACGAAGCATTTGGGAGCGGTGTACCGCAACGGAGATGCAACGAGCTCTTTCCTCGCTGCTGGAGACAAGCTG ATAATTGGAACGCATAACGGTAATATT CATGCGTTGTCACTACCTCTGTTCCAATCTCTCCGTGTGTACCATGCACACTCTGCTAGCGTCACTTCTATATCGGTCTCGCCATTCCCTCCACCGTTACCGAACATTAAACCCGACAGCATTAGGCTTCATGAAGCACAGGACCACAACTCCAGACCATCGTCCGGCGCTTCCAGCCTTCGGGGCAGGCCAAGGCCGAACACACACCCAGCGCTATCCTCTACACCCTCAAACTCGATATATATAGCGACGTCTTCCATAGATGGTAATGTGTGTGTTGCGTCTCTTGTGGATCCCAAAGACGTTCTCTTGCGCAACTTTGGCCGGCCTGTACAAGCTGTCGCACTATCACCAGAGTACAAAAGTGACAGAACATTCTTATCCGGTGGCCGGGCAGGTGACCTGATTCTTACTACTGGTGGCCGAGTGGGGGCAAGTACGAATTCGACAACGATGGGGggtgctgcagctgcagctaCGAGCTGGCTTGGCTCTATTGGCCTTGGGAGCAACACCGGCAAGGATACCATATTACATAGTGGCGAAGGAGCTATTAGCACGATAAAATGGTCATTGTCTGGGAAATTCGTCGTCTGGGTCAATGAAGAAGGAATCAAAATCATGCGATCAAACCTTCACTTAGATTCATCTGACTCAGAATATGCCTGGAAACGCATCAGTCACATTGACCGCCCCAACCGTCCTGGATGGGAAGAGATGTCTAGTGTTTGGAAGGCTCGCGCTGAATGGGTTGACGACGCCGCGCTTGATAGCGAGGAGACGCCGAAGCACAAAGGCGAGACATCTCTCCACGACCACACAACCGTTACACCCACCAAAGAAAGGGTAGAGAAGCTAGTAGTGGGCTGGGGTGGTACGGTCTGGGTAATTGAAGTTTATCCTGACCGGCCGAGCAAGAACAACAGAGACCAAAGGATTGGATCTGTAGAGGTCTCTACAAT ACTGCGGACCGACTGTGTTATATCTGGAATCTCATTATATACTCCCAGCCTTTTGGTAGTTCTCGCCTACATCGAAGCTGAAGGGGATGCTTCAGGGGACGAACGGTCCAAACATGGAGTCCTCCATCCCAGAGGACGTCATCGGCCAAGAGGGTTAGAGCCTGAGCTTCGGATAATTGATATTGAAACCAAAGAAGAGCTCAGTGCAGATACCCTTTCAGTCAGCCGCTATGAGAATCTTACTTCTTCCGACTATCATATGTGTGTTTTACCGCCCTGGAAGACAACTGTATCCGTTTCCCAGAAAGGTACATTGGAAGCTCTCGGGAGTGGCATCTGGGATGCAACGATGTATCCTGCACGCTTGTTCAGTTCGGGTGCCAGTATTCGCAGTTCGACTAGCAGCGGCGACAAAGGTTCTAGTAGAGCACCCAGTACTTATGCCTCCCGACGGGTACCTGTAGAGGAGCCCTTATCTAAAGAGATACAAGATATCTCAGGGAATGTGGGgaccaagatcttcatacATAGTCCGTATGATTGTGTTGTTGCACTGAAGAGAGATCTCGCAGATCGCCTGTCTTGGCTGGATGCACACGAGAAATACGAGGAAGCATGGAAGCTCATCGATGAGCATCCCGAGGCAGCCGGATCTGCAAGTGAACAGAGCGATGCCATGTTTGCTCCTTTGGCAAGAGCTCCAACTACCCTTGGCGAATTCTTAGCTGATGATAGGTCTTCCACGACAACCACCGGCCGAGGAATCATTTCTGTTGCCGAGCAAGAAAAGCGCCGTATTGGTGAGCTATGGATACAGCAGTTAGTTGAGGCGGATAACTGGAAGGAGGCGGCTGAGGTTTGTGTGAAAGCACTTCATACTGCGCCACGTTGGGAACATTGGGCTTGGACTTTCATCAAGCGCGACAAGCTGGATGAAATATCACCTGCCATTCCAACCGATATGCACCCACCCCTATCTTCAGCAATCTATGAAACCATCCTTGGCCATTATGCCACTCAAGACAGACATAGGTTTAGTGAGCTTATAGACTCCTGGCCGTTCGACCTATTTGATGTTGCCGGAATCATATCGGTCATTAAAGAGCAACTTGGATCAGGATCTATCATACCCGATTCGGATGAGTGGCGCATCTTGATGAATAGTCTTGCTAAGCTGTATCTAGCCGGTGGTCACTATGGTGAAGCGTTACGTTGTTATGTCCGACTCCAAGATGCGGATACGGCTATGGCTTTGACAAGAGAGCATCGTTTACTGGATGCAGTCTCCGACGATATTCCAGCGTTCATCATGATCCGTGTGTCCAAGGAGCAGCTCAAATCGGCACCCAAATccgagctggaggagctcaCAGCAGAGCCTATCAAGCTCCTCGTGAGCGAAGCATATACAGGAATTGTCCGTCCAGAGACCGTTGTCAACCAGCTGAAAGCAGCGAACCGGCTTTTATTCCTCTATTTCTATCTGCGGGCTCTTTGGCGAGGAGAGTCTCTACCACATGGCGCTACTAAACCCCGAAGGGGCCACTTCGCTCACATCCGGGACGCCGCGAGCAAATTGGCAGCCGACGAAGGGAAAGCACTAGTTGACACTTTCGCCGACACAGCAGTGGAGCTTTTCGCAAACTACGACCGtgcattgttgatggagTTTTTGCAAACTAGCACCGCTTACACATTCGACTTGGCAGTCACCATATGCGAAGGCCGTCGCTTTACACACGAGCTCATCTACCTCCTATCAAAGATGGGTCAAACAAAACGAGCCCTGAACCTCATCCTCTCCGAATTAAAGGATGTATCACAAGCCATCTCATTCGCCAAGTCCCAAGGCGAACCCGACCTCTGGGAGGACCTCCTCGACTACTCGATGGACAAGCCACGTTTCATCCACGGTCTCCTCGTGGAGGCTGGTACAGCCATCGACCCAATCAAGCTCGTCCGACGGATCCCTAGCGGACTAGAAATCGAAGGTCTGCGCGAGGGCCTGTCGCACTTGATCCGAGAACACGATCTCCAGGCAAGTATCAGCCAAGGCGCCGCCAAAGTCCTCCAAAGCGAGGTCGCAGTGGGCATGGACACGTTACGTCGAGGTCAGCGACGAGGCATCAAGTTCAATGttattgaagaagaaaagcgtCCAGCATCATCAGCAGCTACGCTGTCCGGAGTAACCGAGAAAGACGAAGTGAAGAGTGACGCCGGCACTGAGAAGACCTCCGTACCAGCACATACTCCGACGCAAGTCGGGAGATGTGCAGGTTGTCAACTTCCTTTCCATGCCAATGGTAAGAGTTATCTTCGTTTTATACTTGTAGTCGTTCTTTTTGCTCCTTTTTTCCACcgttttctttcctcgatCTTGAAGCTAATGGTTATTGTAatggcagagaaagagattctTGTTGGGTTCGCCTGCGGacacatcttccatctttcccACATTCATGCATCTGGACCCTCCGATGATACCACGCCGGACAGTCGTTCAGCTACACAAACTCCAAAGTCGTTCCGGCAACCGCGTACACCGACACTGGACGAGCCCTCGATGTCCACATCCCGGACGGTTGGCCCCAAGGTCACCACTGCCCGGCTTCTCCGGGACCGAATTGGCGATGGATGCCGGATTTGTGCTCTTGCGAAGGAGATTGAAGCGATCGGGGAAACTGATACTTAA
- a CDS encoding YagE family protein translates to MFAKPFVGSICKRPAVTRLVKQPRSQYLHATSPFSLPRRKDFFSSNAYLTQKQSKAGDVSEEPGQEFQKQRRRGGRSPAAPTSLRRVAVEAQRSKDGILSKAMLKEQGLYQTKVVTAYAVAEQFNIRKAREILQEKGYEPDPFDTGLYPQVVHVQVPLDSIRRVSNPATTDLAPNEVGDIFVFPSGTVVAWSLPEGFTSFLATRTLLPAAERPHLDSLETEDLEYVEDPQRDSSSIKGDTIILGTKPSNNETSPQLDRQPVDTVLTKVAFSSGLARSTKLAVLETLLSNYFESTRSIPTLLSQGSRLPYTRDFILRKTGQLLSVRAQLNLYSELTDSLPDLFWDSRHELGLEGYYEQVGRALDVGIRIKLLNEKMDYAQEIASVLRERLSETHGLRLEWIIILLIAVEVSFEVLRMWKERAHEQELQKEKAIDAVKS, encoded by the exons ATGTTCGCAAAACCCTTCGTTGGCTCCATTTGCAAAAGACCCGCAGTGACCAGGCTTGTGAAGCAGCCCCGGAGCCAATACCTTCATGCCACATCACCCTTCAGCCTCCCTCGACGCAAggacttcttctcttccaatgcgTACCTGACGCAGAAACAATCAAAAGCTGGAGATGTGAGCGAGGAGCCAGGGCAAGAATTCCAGAAGCAacggagaagaggaggcagATCGCCGGCAGCGCCAACCTCGTTACGGAGAGTTGCGGTTGAGGCACAAAGATCAAAAGATGGCATTCTCTCCAAAGCTATGCTCAAAGAGCAAGGGCTCTATCAAACAAAG GTTGTGACGGCTTATGCGGTGGCCGAACAATTCAACATCCGCAAAGCGCGGGAAATTCTTCAAGAGAAAGGCTATGAGCCAGATCCATTTGATACCGGCCTTTACCCCCAGGTGGTTCATGTTCAGGTCCCTCTAGACTCCATTCGCCGCGTTAGCAACCCGGCCACCACGGATTTAGCTCCCAACGAAGTTGGCGATATTTTCGTTTTCCCCTCGGGTACCGTTGTGGCGTGGTCTCTCCCGGAAGGCTTCACGTCTTTCCTCGCAACTAGGACCTTACTACCTGCAGCCGAAAGACCTCATCTTGATAGCTTGGAGACGGAAGATCTCGAGTATGTGGAGGATCCGCAACGAGATAGCAGCAGCATAAAGGGCGATACCATTATCCTAGGCACCAAACCAAGCAACAATGAAACAAGCCCGCAGCTTGATCGACAGCCTGTGGATACGGTTTTAACAAAAGTGGCATTCTCCTCTGGGCTGGCTCGGAGCACAAAATTGGCAGTGTTGGAAACACTCCTGTCAAATTATTTCGAATCAACTAGATCAATACCTACACTATTGTCACAAGGCTCTCGCCTTCCATACACAAGAGACTTTATCCTTCGAAAGACAGGGCAGTTATTGAGCGTACGTGCCCAGTTGAATCTTTATTCAGAGCTCACGGACTCCTTACCGGACCTCTTCTGGGATAGCCGGCATGAACTTGGGTTGGAGGGATACTACGAACAGGTAGGAAGAGCGTTGGATGTCGGAATTCGCATCAAGCTCTTGAATGAAAAGATGGATTATGCGCAGGAGATAGCAAGCGTCCTCCGGGAGAGGCTAAGTGAGACACACGGACTGCGGCTTGAAtggatcatcatcctcctcatcgcaGTTGAAGTCAGCTTTGAGGTTCTGAGAATGTGGAAAGAGCGAGCCCATGAGCAAGAGTtacagaaggaaaaggctaTAGATGCGGTGAAATCTTGA
- a CDS encoding putative zinc metallo proteinase codes for MPFFSQLRRRSRPSFRATKSNESKSNESQSNGEMTSGKSSSTLDTASYSSLTPPSSIKPTTSSPNLPSLSETNGSTTGNNSSLSVPPQRPAPHTSPSQRNSVVGSINGGVRTPTPSSPYAPRIISIADNSWVHQKVLLVYGQIGDPRQHPLDGSVTVYHHQDGFPPVSWPVTSSHFKALVHLTPGPNRLRLDFVSTKLSAGSSHPAAHSSWICINYLPLVNAPPLHLVVLLGKDSDGTFDATPAEIQREGNGLETAIRKYRMAAYLWQAFTGEQMFRNNFGRRCFRFEEEWQSGTLSRRDTANGQMRNEAKVHVIRTDKTVAELRDLNIAQQHGPATKKDELFNIAKDAVKGYLHLQPGQKQYVSVLLLDSHWDTGSQTITGHAALGSGGDDVKMAIFGSHSLHSYPSSLEEVVDAFSDCTRTDTDFVANDCSEAGSRWESANIGIGAHLHEVGHLFGCPHQESGIMLRDYVRFNRSFMTREPFSTRTKTQGLKLCLPQDECGWHRLDALRFRFHPCFRLPGDAPMSSDDSVQVWPVENGKILITATTGIAFLELYAEGDNVCHNFIEYINTESSSNGLPRQVTVTENELRQRVFGTDKEKKKDIKLTAFSGALGSHTVNSIMDLKSKQSVVKLPKGHTGYKGSKLGFSQMEGSQPDQLLLDCAFASTKLLTSIRVYHGAAVDGLEFFYEDATSQLFGKRGGKPGGDDFVLGKSPKWEGENTRRGEILLGFYIRAGAWIDGIEILTSQGRKSGVFGNAHGGSGHTLIPPLGYKIAGISGSHGPWVDGFSLIIMH; via the exons ATGCCGTTCTTTTCGCAGCTTCGTCGCCGCTCCAGACCTAGTTTTCGTGCCACCAAGTCAAATGAGTCGAAATCCAATGAGTCGCAATCTAACGGTGAAATGACGTCGGGGAAGTCTTCTTCCACTCTTGATACGGCCTCATACAGCTCCCTCACCCCGCCCTCCTCCATTAAGCCCACGACTTCGTCACCGAATCTCCCTTCATTGAGCGAAACCAATGGCAGTACCACTGGCAATAATTCCTCACTGTCGGTACCACCTCAGCGACCGGCTCCTCACACCTCCCCATCTCAGCGCAATAGCGTGGTT GGTAGCATCAATGGCGGGGTTCGGACACCAACCCCTTCGTCACCATATGCTCCCAGAATTATTTCCATTGCAGATAACTCTTGG GTACATCAAAAAGTACTCCTCGTCTATGGCCAGATTGGAGACCCAAGGCAACATCCGCTGGACGGAAGCGTAACGGTCTACCATCACCAGGATGGGTTCCCACCAGTCAGCTGGCCTGTCACGTCATCTCATTTCAAAGCTCTAGTACATCTCACCCCAGGTCCTAATCGTCTGCGCCTCGATTTTGTTTCAACCAAGCTGTCCGCAGGCAGTTCTCATCCTGCCGCGCATTCATCCTGGATTTGTATCAACTACCTTCCGCTGGTAAACGCTCCGCCTTTGCACTTGGTGGTCTTGCTAGGAAAGGACTCCGACGGGACGTTTGATGCTACCCCCGCGGAAATACAGCGAGAAGGCAATGGCCTAGAAACTGCCATTCGAAAGTATCGGATGGCCGCATATCTATGGCAAGCCTTTACCGGCGAGCAAATGTTCCGGAACAATTTCGGTAGACGATGTTTCCGCTTCGAAGAAGAGTGGCAGAGTGGGACTTTGAGCCGTCGGGATACAGCCAATGGGCAGATGCGGAATGAAGCTAAAGTCCATGTCATTCGGACCGATAAAACGGTCGCTGAGCTTCGGGATCTCAATATCGCCCAACAACATGGCCCGGCCACAAAGAAGGACGAACTATTTAATATCGCCAAGGATGCTGTGAAGGGTTATCTGCATCTTCAGCCAGGCCAGAAGCAGTACGTCTCGGTCCTACTACTGGATTCTCACTGGGACACGGGCTCCCAGACCATCACTGGTCACGCTGCCCTAGGGTCAGGCGGGGATGATGTGAAAATGGCCATATTTGGATCCCATAGCCTTCACAGCTATCCCTCCAGTCTAGAGGAAGTCGTAGATGCCTTCTCGGATTGCACCCGGACGGACACGGACTTCGTTGCCAACGACTGCAGTGAAGCTGGATCACGTTGGGAGTCAGCCAATATTGGAATTGGCGCCCACCTCCATGAAGTGGGACATCTCTTTGGATGTCCGCATCAAGAGTCGGGTATCATGCTCCGTGATTACGTCCGTTTCAATCGGTCATTCATGACTCGCGAGCCCTTCTCGACCCGTACTAAGACTCAAGGGCTTAAGTTGTGCTTACCTCAGGATGAATGCGGCTGGCACCGACTTGATGCACTACGGTTCCGTTTCCATCCTTGCTTCCGACTTCCTGGGGACGCTCCTATGAGCTCGGATGATAGCGTGCAAGTCTGGCCTGTCGAGAATGGTAAAATCTTGATTACCGCAACGACTGGTATTGCATTTTTGGAGCTATATGCCGAGGGTGACAATGTTTGCCATAATTTCATTGAGTATATCAACACAGAATCAAGCAGCAATGGGCTCCCACGGCAAGTCACAGTGACAGAAAACGAGCTGCGACAACGCGTGTTCGGCActgacaaagagaagaaaaaggatatcAAGTTGACGGCTTTCTCCGGTGCCCTTGGCAGCCACACCGTTAATTCGATCATGGACCTCAAGTCGAAGCAATCGGTGGTGAAACTGCCGAAGGGCCATACCGGTTACAAGGGCAGTAAATTGGGATTCTCACAGATGGAAGGCAGTCAACCAGACCAGCTTCTTTTGGACTGCGCCTTCGCATCAACCAAACTGTTGACCTCAATCCGGGTCTATCACGGCGCCGCAGTAGATGGGTTGGAGTTCTTTTACGAAGATGCGACGAGCCAGCTCTTTGGGAAAAGAGGAGGTAAACCTGGCGGTGATGATTTCGTTCTTGGTAAGTCCCCCAAATGGGAGGGTGAAA ATACACGACGGGGAGAAATTCTGCTCGGCTTTTATATCCGAGCGGGGGCATGGATTGACGGAATAGAGATCCTCACTAGTCAAGGGAGGAAGTCTGGCGTTTTTGGCAATGCTCATGGGGGCTCAGG ACACACATTAATCCCACCTCTTGGCTATAAAATTGCCGGCATCTCAGGATCTCACGGTCCCTGGGTGGATGGATTCTCATTAATTATCATGCACTAA